Proteins encoded together in one Jaculus jaculus isolate mJacJac1 chromosome 7, mJacJac1.mat.Y.cur, whole genome shotgun sequence window:
- the LOC123462254 gene encoding E3 ubiquitin-protein ligase Mdm2-like isoform X2, whose product MCNTNMSVSTAGALSTSQIPASEQETLVRPKPLLLKLLKTVVFYLGQYIMKAPSNQELDDGVREHSGDWLDQDSVSDQFSVEFELESLDSEDYISEKGQELSDEDDGVSQVTVYQAGQSDRDSFEEDPEISLADYWKCTSCNEMNPPLPPHGNRCWALRENWLPDDKGKDRGEIFAKAKLKNLAQTEEGLDVPDGKKITAVNDSRETWIEENDDQVTQAFQSQESEEHSQPSTSSSMICSSQEDLKEMKKEETQDKEESMESSFPLNAIEPCVICQGRPENGCIVHGKTGHLMSCFTCAKKLKKRNNPCPVCRPPIQMIVLT is encoded by the exons ATGTGCAATACCAACATGTCTGTGTCTACTGCCGGTGCCCTAAGCACCTCACAGATTCCAGCTTcggaacaagagaccctggttagGCCCAAGCCATTGCTTTTGAAGTTGTTAAAGACTGTTGTATTTTATCTTGGCCAGTATATTATGA AGGCCCCCTCCAATCAGGAGCTTGATGATGGTGTACGTGAACATTCGGGTGATTGGTTGGATCAAGATTCAGTTTCTGATCAATTTAGTGTAGAATTTGAACTTGAATCTCTTGATTCAGAAGATTATATTAGTGAAAAAGGTCAAGAACTCTCAGATGAAGATGATGGGGTTTCTCAAGTCACAGTGTATCAGGCAGGACAGAGTGATAGAGATTCATTTGAAGAGGATCCTGAAATTTCTTTAGCGGACTATTGGAAGTGTACATCCTGTAATGAAATGAATCCTCCACTTCCACCACATGGCAACAGATGTTGGGCCCTTCGTGAGAACTGGCTTCCAGATGATAAAGGGAAAGATAGAGGGGAAATCTTTGCAAAAGCCAAACTAAAAAACTTGGCTCAGACAGAAGAGGGCTTGGATGTGCCTGATGGTAAAAAAATAACTGCAGTGAACGACTCCAGAGAGACATGGATTGAggaaaatgatgatcaagtcacGCAAGCCTTCCAGTCTCAAGAAAGTGAAGAGCATTCTCAGCCATCGACTTCTAGCAGCATGATTTGTAGCAGCCAAGAAGACTTGAAAGAgatgaagaaggaagaaacacaagACAAGGAAGAAAGTATGGAGTCTAGTTTCCCCCTTAATGCCATTGAGCCTTGTGTAATTTGCCAAGGTCGACCTGAAAATGGTTGCATTGTTCATGGCAAAACAGGACATCTTATGTCGTGCTTCACATGCGCAAAGAAGCTTAAGAAAAGGAACAATCCCTGCCCAGTGTGCAGACCGCCCATTCAAATGATTGTGCTCACCTAG
- the LOC123462254 gene encoding E3 ubiquitin-protein ligase Mdm2-like isoform X5, with protein sequence MCNTNMSVSTAGALSTSQIPASEQETLVRPKPLLLKLLKTVVFYLGQYIMSKRLYDEKQQHIVYCANDLLGDLFGVPSFSVKEHRKIYTMIYKNLVVVNQQDETEENSDDLTGERQRKRHKSLSFDESLALCVIRELCCERSSGSESTEAPSNQELDDGVREHSGDWLDQDSVSDQFSVEFELESLDSEDYISEKGQELSDEDDGVSQVTVYQAGQSDRDSFEEDPEISLADYWKCTSCNEMNPPLPPHGNRCWALRENWLPDDKGKDRGEIFAKAKLKNLAQTEEGLDVPDGKKITAVNDSRETWIEENDDQVTQAFQSQESEEHSQPSTSSSMICSSQEDLKEMKKEETQDKEESMESSFPLNAIEPCVICQGRPENGCIVHGKTGHLMSCFTCAKKLKKRNNPCPVCRPPIQMIVLT encoded by the exons ATGTGCAATACCAACATGTCTGTGTCTACTGCCGGTGCCCTAAGCACCTCACAGATTCCAGCTTcggaacaagagaccctggttagGCCCAAGCCATTGCTTTTGAAGTTGTTAAAGACTGTTGTATTTTATCTTGGCCAGTATATTATGAGTAAAAGATTATATGATGAGAAGCAGCAACATATTGTTTATTGTGCAAATGATCTTCTTGGAGATTTGTTTGGTGTGCCAAGCTTCTCTGTGAAAGAGCACAGGAAAATATACACAATGATCTACAAAAACTTGGTAGTAGTAAATCAGCAAGA TGAGACAGAGGAAAACTCAGATGACTTAACTGGTGAACGACAGAGAAAGCGCCACAAATCCCTTTCCTTTGATGAAAGCCTGGCTCTGTGTGT AATACGGGAGCTGTGCTGTGAAAGAAGCAGTGGCAGCGAGTCCACAGAGGCCCCCTCCAATCAGGAGCTTGATGATGGTGTACGTGAACATTCGGGTGATTGGTTGGATCAAGATTCAGTTTCTGATCAATTTAGTGTAGAATTTGAACTTGAATCTCTTGATTCAGAAGATTATATTAGTGAAAAAGGTCAAGAACTCTCAGATGAAGATGATGGGGTTTCTCAAGTCACAGTGTATCAGGCAGGACAGAGTGATAGAGATTCATTTGAAGAGGATCCTGAAATTTCTTTAGCGGACTATTGGAAGTGTACATCCTGTAATGAAATGAATCCTCCACTTCCACCACATGGCAACAGATGTTGGGCCCTTCGTGAGAACTGGCTTCCAGATGATAAAGGGAAAGATAGAGGGGAAATCTTTGCAAAAGCCAAACTAAAAAACTTGGCTCAGACAGAAGAGGGCTTGGATGTGCCTGATGGTAAAAAAATAACTGCAGTGAACGACTCCAGAGAGACATGGATTGAggaaaatgatgatcaagtcacGCAAGCCTTCCAGTCTCAAGAAAGTGAAGAGCATTCTCAGCCATCGACTTCTAGCAGCATGATTTGTAGCAGCCAAGAAGACTTGAAAGAgatgaagaaggaagaaacacaagACAAGGAAGAAAGTATGGAGTCTAGTTTCCCCCTTAATGCCATTGAGCCTTGTGTAATTTGCCAAGGTCGACCTGAAAATGGTTGCATTGTTCATGGCAAAACAGGACATCTTATGTCGTGCTTCACATGCGCAAAGAAGCTTAAGAAAAGGAACAATCCCTGCCCAGTGTGCAGACCGCCCATTCAAATGATTGTGCTCACCTAG
- the LOC123462254 gene encoding E3 ubiquitin-protein ligase Mdm2-like isoform X3 encodes MCNTNMSVSTAGALSTSQIPASEQETLVRPKPLLLKLLKTVVFYLGQYIMKAPSNQELDDGVREHSGDWLDQDSVSDQFSVEFELESLDSEDYISEKGQELSDEDDGDPEISLADYWKCTSCNEMNPPLPPHGNRCWALRENWLPDDKGKDRGEIFAKAKLKNLAQTEEGLDVPDGKKITAVNDSRETWIEENDDQVTQAFQSQESEEHSQPSTSSSMICSSQEDLKEMKKEETQDKEESMESSFPLNAIEPCVICQGRPENGCIVHGKTGHLMSCFTCAKKLKKRNNPCPVCRPPIQMIVLT; translated from the exons ATGTGCAATACCAACATGTCTGTGTCTACTGCCGGTGCCCTAAGCACCTCACAGATTCCAGCTTcggaacaagagaccctggttagGCCCAAGCCATTGCTTTTGAAGTTGTTAAAGACTGTTGTATTTTATCTTGGCCAGTATATTATGA AGGCCCCCTCCAATCAGGAGCTTGATGATGGTGTACGTGAACATTCGGGTGATTGGTTGGATCAAGATTCAGTTTCTGATCAATTTAGTGTAGAATTTGAACTTGAATCTCTTGATTCAGAAGATTATATTAGTGAAAAAGGTCAAGAACTCTCAGATGAAGATGATGGG GATCCTGAAATTTCTTTAGCGGACTATTGGAAGTGTACATCCTGTAATGAAATGAATCCTCCACTTCCACCACATGGCAACAGATGTTGGGCCCTTCGTGAGAACTGGCTTCCAGATGATAAAGGGAAAGATAGAGGGGAAATCTTTGCAAAAGCCAAACTAAAAAACTTGGCTCAGACAGAAGAGGGCTTGGATGTGCCTGATGGTAAAAAAATAACTGCAGTGAACGACTCCAGAGAGACATGGATTGAggaaaatgatgatcaagtcacGCAAGCCTTCCAGTCTCAAGAAAGTGAAGAGCATTCTCAGCCATCGACTTCTAGCAGCATGATTTGTAGCAGCCAAGAAGACTTGAAAGAgatgaagaaggaagaaacacaagACAAGGAAGAAAGTATGGAGTCTAGTTTCCCCCTTAATGCCATTGAGCCTTGTGTAATTTGCCAAGGTCGACCTGAAAATGGTTGCATTGTTCATGGCAAAACAGGACATCTTATGTCGTGCTTCACATGCGCAAAGAAGCTTAAGAAAAGGAACAATCCCTGCCCAGTGTGCAGACCGCCCATTCAAATGATTGTGCTCACCTAG
- the LOC123462254 gene encoding E3 ubiquitin-protein ligase Mdm2-like isoform X4 → MCNTNMSVSTAGALSTSQIPASEQETLVRPKPLLLKLLKTVVFYLGQYIMSKRLYDEKQQHIVYCANDLLGDLFGVPSFSVKEHRKIYTMIYKNLVVVNQQEPSNSGTSMNENGCPLEGGSDLKDPVQELQEETPPSSELASRPSTSSRRRTISETEENSDDLTGERQRKRHKSLSFDESLALCVIRELCCERSSGSESTEAPSNQELDDGVREHSGDWLDQDSVSDQFSVEFELESLDSEDYISEKGQELSDEDDGVSQVTVYQAGQSDRDSFEEDPEISLADYWKCTSCNEMNPPLPPHGNRCWALRENWLPDDKGKDRGEIFAKAKLKNLAQTEEGLDVPDGKKITAVNDSRETWIEENDDQVTQAFQSQESEEHSQPSTSSSMICSSQEDLKEMKKEETQDKEESMESSFPLNAIEPCVICQGRPENGCIVHGKTGHLMSCFTCAKKLKKRNNPCPVCRPPIQMIVLT, encoded by the exons ATGTGCAATACCAACATGTCTGTGTCTACTGCCGGTGCCCTAAGCACCTCACAGATTCCAGCTTcggaacaagagaccctggttagGCCCAAGCCATTGCTTTTGAAGTTGTTAAAGACTGTTGTATTTTATCTTGGCCAGTATATTATGAGTAAAAGATTATATGATGAGAAGCAGCAACATATTGTTTATTGTGCAAATGATCTTCTTGGAGATTTGTTTGGTGTGCCAAGCTTCTCTGTGAAAGAGCACAGGAAAATATACACAATGATCTACAAAAACTTGGTAGTAGTAAATCAGCAAGAGCCATCAAACTCTGGAACATCTATGAATGAGAATGGTTGTCCTCTTGAAGGTGGGAGTGATCTAAAGGACCCTGTGCAAGAACTGCAAGAAGAGACGCCTCCATCTTCAGAGTTGGCTTCTAGACCCTCTACCTCATCTAGAAGGAGAACAATTAGTGAGACAGAGGAAAACTCAGATGACTTAACTGGTGAACGACAGAGAAAGCGCCACAAATCCCTTTCCTTTGATGAAAGCCTGGCTCTGTGTGT AATACGGGAGCTGTGCTGTGAAAGAAGCAGTGGCAGCGAGTCCACAGAGGCCCCCTCCAATCAGGAGCTTGATGATGGTGTACGTGAACATTCGGGTGATTGGTTGGATCAAGATTCAGTTTCTGATCAATTTAGTGTAGAATTTGAACTTGAATCTCTTGATTCAGAAGATTATATTAGTGAAAAAGGTCAAGAACTCTCAGATGAAGATGATGGGGTTTCTCAAGTCACAGTGTATCAGGCAGGACAGAGTGATAGAGATTCATTTGAAGAGGATCCTGAAATTTCTTTAGCGGACTATTGGAAGTGTACATCCTGTAATGAAATGAATCCTCCACTTCCACCACATGGCAACAGATGTTGGGCCCTTCGTGAGAACTGGCTTCCAGATGATAAAGGGAAAGATAGAGGGGAAATCTTTGCAAAAGCCAAACTAAAAAACTTGGCTCAGACAGAAGAGGGCTTGGATGTGCCTGATGGTAAAAAAATAACTGCAGTGAACGACTCCAGAGAGACATGGATTGAggaaaatgatgatcaagtcacGCAAGCCTTCCAGTCTCAAGAAAGTGAAGAGCATTCTCAGCCATCGACTTCTAGCAGCATGATTTGTAGCAGCCAAGAAGACTTGAAAGAgatgaagaaggaagaaacacaagACAAGGAAGAAAGTATGGAGTCTAGTTTCCCCCTTAATGCCATTGAGCCTTGTGTAATTTGCCAAGGTCGACCTGAAAATGGTTGCATTGTTCATGGCAAAACAGGACATCTTATGTCGTGCTTCACATGCGCAAAGAAGCTTAAGAAAAGGAACAATCCCTGCCCAGTGTGCAGACCGCCCATTCAAATGATTGTGCTCACCTAG
- the LOC123462254 gene encoding E3 ubiquitin-protein ligase Mdm2-like isoform X1: MCNTNMSVSTAGALSTSQIPASEQETLVRPKPLLLKLLKTVVFYLGQYIMSKRLYDEKQQHIVYCANDLLGDLFGVPSFSVKEHRKIYTMIYKNLVVVNQQEPSNSGTSMNENGCPLEGGSDLKDPVQELQEETPPSSELASRPSTSSRRRTISETEENSDDLTGERQRKRHKSLSFDESLALCVIRELCCERSSGSESTEAPSNQELDDGVHDGVSQVTVYQAGQSDRDSFEEDPEISLADYWKCTSCNEMNPPLPPHGNRCWALRENWLPDDKGKDRGEIFAKAKLKNLAQTEEGLDVPDGKKITAVNDSRETWIEENDDQVTQAFQSQESEEHSQPSTSSSMICSSQEDLKEMKKEETQDKEESMESSFPLNAIEPCVICQGRPENGCIVHGKTGHLMSCFTCAKKLKKRNNPCPVCRPPIQMIVLT; encoded by the exons ATGTGCAATACCAACATGTCTGTGTCTACTGCCGGTGCCCTAAGCACCTCACAGATTCCAGCTTcggaacaagagaccctggttagGCCCAAGCCATTGCTTTTGAAGTTGTTAAAGACTGTTGTATTTTATCTTGGCCAGTATATTATGAGTAAAAGATTATATGATGAGAAGCAGCAACATATTGTTTATTGTGCAAATGATCTTCTTGGAGATTTGTTTGGTGTGCCAAGCTTCTCTGTGAAAGAGCACAGGAAAATATACACAATGATCTACAAAAACTTGGTAGTAGTAAATCAGCAAGAGCCATCAAACTCTGGAACATCTATGAATGAGAATGGTTGTCCTCTTGAAGGTGGGAGTGATCTAAAGGACCCTGTGCAAGAACTGCAAGAAGAGACGCCTCCATCTTCAGAGTTGGCTTCTAGACCCTCTACCTCATCTAGAAGGAGAACAATTAGTGAGACAGAGGAAAACTCAGATGACTTAACTGGTGAACGACAGAGAAAGCGCCACAAATCCCTTTCCTTTGATGAAAGCCTGGCTCTGTGTGT AATACGGGAGCTGTGCTGTGAAAGAAGCAGTGGCAGCGAGTCCACAGAGGCCCCCTCCAATCAGGAGCTTGATGATGGTGTAC ATGATGGGGTTTCTCAAGTCACAGTGTATCAGGCAGGACAGAGTGATAGAGATTCATTTGAAGAGGATCCTGAAATTTCTTTAGCGGACTATTGGAAGTGTACATCCTGTAATGAAATGAATCCTCCACTTCCACCACATGGCAACAGATGTTGGGCCCTTCGTGAGAACTGGCTTCCAGATGATAAAGGGAAAGATAGAGGGGAAATCTTTGCAAAAGCCAAACTAAAAAACTTGGCTCAGACAGAAGAGGGCTTGGATGTGCCTGATGGTAAAAAAATAACTGCAGTGAACGACTCCAGAGAGACATGGATTGAggaaaatgatgatcaagtcacGCAAGCCTTCCAGTCTCAAGAAAGTGAAGAGCATTCTCAGCCATCGACTTCTAGCAGCATGATTTGTAGCAGCCAAGAAGACTTGAAAGAgatgaagaaggaagaaacacaagACAAGGAAGAAAGTATGGAGTCTAGTTTCCCCCTTAATGCCATTGAGCCTTGTGTAATTTGCCAAGGTCGACCTGAAAATGGTTGCATTGTTCATGGCAAAACAGGACATCTTATGTCGTGCTTCACATGCGCAAAGAAGCTTAAGAAAAGGAACAATCCCTGCCCAGTGTGCAGACCGCCCATTCAAATGATTGTGCTCACCTAG
- the LOC123462248 gene encoding LOW QUALITY PROTEIN: pre-mRNA-splicing factor SYF1-like (The sequence of the model RefSeq protein was modified relative to this genomic sequence to represent the inferred CDS: inserted 2 bases in 2 codons; deleted 1 base in 1 codon) — translation MEVMARIQRSEREDLVFEEEDLPYEEEIMQNPFSVKCWVRYIEFKQGAPKPRLNQLYERALKLLPCSYKLWYRYLKARRAQVKHLCVTDPXYEDVNNCHERALVFMHKMPRLWLDYCQFLMEQACVTRTSGSFDRALRALPITQHSRIWPLYLRFVRSHPLPETAVRVYRRFLKLSPESAEEYIENLKSIDRLDEAAQLLATVVNDENFVSKVGKSNYQLWLELCDLISQNPDMVQSLNVDAIIHGGLTRFTDQLGKLWLSLADYYIRLGHFEKARDVYEEAIRTVMTVWDFTQVFDSYAQFEESMIAAKMETTSELRREEEDDVDLELRLARFEQLISRPPLLLNSVRLRQNPHDVHEWHKRVALHQGHPQEILNTYTEAVQTVDPFKATGKPHTLWVAFAKFYEDNGQLDDARVILQKATKVNFKQVDDLASVXCQCGELELRHENYDEALRLLQKATALPARRADYLDGSEPVQNRVYTSLKLWSMLADLEESLGTFQSTKAVYDRILDLRIATPQIVINYVMFLDEHKYFEESFKAYERGISLFKWPNVSDIWSTYLTKFITRYGGRKLERARDLFEQALDGCPSKYAKTLYLLYAQLEEEWGLARHVMAVYDRATRAVEPAQQYDMFNIYIKRAAEIYGVTHTRGIYQKAIEVLSDEHAREMCLRFADMECKLGEIDRARAIYSFCSQICDPWTTGAFWQTWKDFEVQHGNEDTIREMLRIRRSVQATYNTQVNFMASQMLKVSGSATGTVSDLDPGQSGMDDMKLLEQRAEQLAAEAERDQPSRAQSKISFVRSDASREELAELAQQANPEEIQLGEDEDEEEMDLEPSEVRLEQQSVPAAVFGSLKED, via the exons ATGGAGGTGATGGCGCGAATTCAGCGGTCCGAGCGAGAGGATCTTGTCTTTGAGGAAGAGGACCTTCCCTATGAGGAAGAAATCATGCAAAACCCATTTTCTGTCAAATGCTGGGTCCGCTACATTGAGTTCAAGCAAGGGGCTCCAAAGCCCCGGCTCAATCAGCTATATGAGCGGGCACTCAAACTGCTGCCTTGCAGCTACAAACTGTGGTATCGTTACCTGAAGGCACGCCGAGCACAGGTCAAGCATCTCTGTGTGACTGACC CCTATGAAGATGTCAACAACTGCCATGAGAGGGCTTTGGTATTTATGCACAAGATGCCCCGCCTGTGGCTTGACTACTGCCAGTTCCTCATGGAGCAGGCATGTGTCACACGTACAAGCGGCTCCTTTGACCGTGCCCTCCGGGCTCTACCTATCACACAGCACTCTCGTATTTGGCCACTGTACCTGCGTTTTGTGCGCTCCCACCCATTGCCTGAGACTGCTGTTCGAGTCTACCGGCGTTTCCTCAAGCTGAGCCCCGAGAGTGCTGAGGAGTACATCGAGAACCTCAAGTCAATTGACCGCCTGGATGAGGCTGCACAGCTTCTGGCCACTGTGGTGAATGATGAGAACTTTGTATCCAAGGTTGGCAAGTCCAACTACCAGCTGTGGCTAGAGCTGTGCGACCTCATCTCCCAGAACCCAGACATGGTACAATCCCTCAACGTGGATGCCATCATCCATGGAGGGCTTACCCGCTTCACTGACCAGCTGGGCAAGCTCTGGCTCTCACTGGCAGACTACTACATCCGCCTAGGCCACTTTGAGAAGGCCCGGGATGTGTATGAGGAGGCCATCCGCACTGTGATGACCGTGTGGGACTTCACACAGGTATTTGACAGCTATGCTCAATTTGAAGAGAGTATGATTGCGGCGAAGATGGAGACCACATCTGAGCTGCGACGGGAGGAGGAGGATGACGTGGATCTTGAGCTACGCCTGGCCCGCTTTGAGCAGCTTATCAGCCGACCGCCACTGCTCCTCAACAGCGTCCGGCTGCGTCAGAACCCACACGACGTCCATGAGTGGCACAAACGTGTGGCCCTGCATCAGGGCCATCCCCAGGAAATCCTCAACACATACACAGAAGCTGTTCAGACAGTGGACCCCTTCAAGGCCACAGGGAAGCCACACACCCTGTGGGTCGCATTTGCCAAGTTTTATGAGGACAATGGGCAGCTGGACGATGCCCGTGTCATCCTGCAGAAGGCCACCAAAGTGAACTTCAAGCAGGTTGATGACCTGGCAAGTG TGTGCCAATGCGGGGAGCTGGAGCTCCGGCATGAGAATTATGATGAGGCTTTGCGGCTGCTGCAGAAGGCAACTGCACTGCCTGCCCGCCGAGCCGACTATTTGGATGGCTCAGAGCCTGTGCAGAACCGTGTATACACGTCACTGAAGTTGTGGTCGATGCTTGCAGACTTGGAGGAGAGCTTGGGTACCTTCCAGTCAACTAAGGCCGTGTATGACCGCATCCTGGATCTGCGCATAGCCACACCACAGATTGTCATCAATTATGTCATGTTCTTGGATGAGCACAAGTACTTTGAAGAGAGCTTCAAGGCATATGAGCGTGGTATCTCACTGTTTAAGTGGCCCAATGTGTCTGACATCTGGAGCACCTACTTGACAAAGTTCATCACCCGCTATGGGGGCCGCAAGCTGGAGCGGGCACGGGACCTTTTCGAGCAAGCTTTGGATGGCTGC CCCTCCAAATACGCTAAAACCCTGTATCTGCTATACGCACagctggaggaggagtggggCCTGGCCCGGCATGTCATGGCTGTGTATGACCGTGCCACAAGGGCTGTGGAGCCTGCCCAGCAGTATGACATGTTCAACATCTATATCAAGCGAGCTGCAGAGATCTATGGCGTCACCCACACCCGTGGCATCTACCAGAAGGCTATTGAGGTGCTATCTGATGAGCATGCCCGTGAGATGTGTCTACGGTTTGCTGACATGGAATGCAAGCTTGGAGAGATCGACCGTGCTCGGGCCATCTATAGCTTCTGCTCCCAGATCTGCGACCCCTGGACAACTGGGGCATTCTGGCAAACGTGGAAAGACTTTGAGGTGCAGCATGGCAATGAAGACACCATCAGAGAGATGCTGCGAATCCGCCGTAGTGTGCAAGCCACATACAACACACAGGTCAACTTCATGGCCTCACAGATGCTTAAGGTGTCAGGCAGTGCCACAGGTACTGTGTCTGACTTGGACCCTGGGCAGAGCGGGATGGATGATATGAAACTTTTGGAGCAGCGTGCAGAACAGCTAGCAGCTGAAGCAGAGCGAGACCAGCCTTCTCGGGCCCAGAGCAAGATTTCATTTGTAAGGAGTGATGCATCTCGGGAGGAGCTGGCAGAGCTGGCCCAGCAGGCCAACCCTGAGGAGATCCAGCTGGGTGAggatgaagatgaggaggagATGGATCTGGAGCCCAGTGAAGTCCGACTGGAGCAGCAGAGTGTGCCAGCTGCTGTGTTTGGGAGTCTAAAGGAAGACTGA